In one window of Aceticella autotrophica DNA:
- a CDS encoding nickel-dependent hydrogenase large subunit: protein MARYALPIGPIHPALDEPLYFRFEMEGETIKNTELMFGHVHRGMEKIALTNTLSQNVILCERTCGLCSSNHALSYCRVMEAIGNIKVPERAQYLRVINDELKRITSHAFAVALIAHVIGFDTVFLYAFQEREKMMDLLEAFVGNRFHTSINLIGGVKRDLSDDLAKKMYDELEAFKPVWEKIGEIYATDQSILERIKGVGILTKEKAIEYGVAGPVVRGSGVAVDIRKQEPYAAYGELDFNLITETGGDVYSRVFVRIRELMESIKIIQQCIKKMPPGDINSGFYSRIPAGEAIVRSEAPRGEIVYYGRTNGTEKPVLVKWRTPSLVNLPSLVEMFKGAKVADIPVIVAGIDPCLSCTER, encoded by the coding sequence ATGGCAAGATATGCATTACCTATAGGACCGATTCACCCAGCCTTAGATGAGCCCCTGTATTTTCGATTTGAGATGGAAGGGGAGACGATCAAAAATACTGAACTTATGTTTGGGCATGTTCATAGAGGCATGGAGAAAATCGCCTTAACAAATACACTTTCACAGAATGTTATACTCTGTGAAAGAACCTGTGGTCTCTGTTCAAGCAATCATGCTTTATCATATTGCAGAGTTATGGAAGCCATAGGAAATATAAAGGTGCCGGAGAGGGCACAATATTTGAGGGTTATAAATGATGAATTAAAAAGAATAACTTCCCATGCATTTGCTGTTGCCCTTATTGCACATGTAATAGGATTTGATACGGTATTTTTATACGCCTTCCAAGAAAGAGAGAAAATGATGGATTTACTTGAAGCCTTTGTTGGCAACCGCTTTCACACAAGTATAAATCTCATTGGAGGTGTAAAAAGAGATTTATCAGATGACCTTGCTAAAAAAATGTACGATGAGTTGGAAGCATTTAAGCCGGTTTGGGAAAAAATAGGTGAAATATATGCGACAGATCAAAGTATTTTAGAAAGAATAAAAGGTGTTGGCATACTTACAAAAGAAAAGGCTATTGAATACGGTGTGGCCGGACCCGTAGTAAGAGGTTCGGGTGTGGCTGTTGATATAAGGAAACAGGAGCCTTATGCAGCCTATGGAGAATTGGATTTTAATTTGATAACAGAAACCGGCGGAGATGTTTATTCAAGGGTATTTGTTAGAATTAGGGAACTTATGGAAAGTATTAAAATAATTCAGCAGTGTATTAAAAAAATGCCGCCAGGGGATATTAATTCAGGATTTTATTCCAGGATACCGGCGGGAGAAGCCATTGTAAGGTCTGAAGCCCCAAGAGGTGAAATAGTATATTATGGGAGGACAAATGGTACTGAAAAACCGGTACTTGTAAAATGGAGAACACCTTCCCTTGTAAACTTACCTTCGCTGGTAGAAATGTTTAAAGGAGCAAAGGTGGCAGATATACCTGTTATAGTTGCAGGAATTGACCCGTGTCTTTCATGTACTGAACGATAG
- a CDS encoding NADH-quinone oxidoreductase subunit C: MYPNIKEGLSRILGKEVDVIENKGSNWAILEDASKIRDVAKWIKSVPGRCMTIAPLMRGEEKELVYSFDFYEGPIFNLKVKLKEDGIDSINDILKSAFFTEMELSETWEVPFKNLPEMRWGRWIVDDDIEKGILYAGLSETMSPETETKMWEKIRKNIKES, from the coding sequence ATGTATCCGAATATTAAAGAAGGACTATCAAGGATTCTGGGAAAAGAAGTCGATGTAATTGAAAATAAAGGCAGCAATTGGGCGATTTTAGAAGATGCTTCAAAAATACGTGATGTTGCAAAATGGATTAAATCGGTACCGGGTCGGTGTATGACGATTGCTCCTTTGATGAGGGGCGAAGAAAAAGAACTTGTATACAGTTTTGATTTTTATGAAGGACCGATATTTAATCTGAAGGTAAAATTAAAAGAAGATGGAATCGATTCGATTAATGATATATTAAAAAGTGCATTTTTTACAGAAATGGAATTATCAGAAACATGGGAGGTTCCTTTCAAGAACTTGCCTGAGATGCGCTGGGGAAGATGGATCGTTGATGACGACATTGAAAAGGGGATATTATATGCCGGATTATCCGAGACTATGAGTCCTGAAACTGAAACAAAAATGTGGGAAAAAATAAGAAAGAATATTAAAGAAAGTTGA